The Vanrija pseudolonga chromosome 1, complete sequence genomic sequence CTCAATCATGACGGCATGAATTGGGCCGCCGTCACGCACGACGCACATTGGGCAGATTATTACAACCAGTTGCAGTAATTAACCCAACCAGGCAAATCAATCCAATCAATCCATGCAATTACAATCCTCTATGTATGCGGGCGTACAGTTACTCTACTGGGTGGAGtggaacgcgtcgagcacgcggcgcacCTCGCGTCCGTTGGGCGAGTCGCCGCCCGTGGTCCAGTGAACAGGCGAGCGGTCAAAGCCGTTGaacgtcgaggccgcgcagAGCGTGTACGCGCCCATCTCGCCCCATCCGATCcagtcgccgacctcgacgccgcgcggcaggtggacgagcgagcggacGCAGTCGATCGAGTCGCACGTCGGGCCCcacacgctcgcgcgctcgttgtcggcgtACCCCAGCTGCAGGGTCAGGTCGGTCGGCAGCTGCAcgttcggcggcggggggaacgccgggcgcgcggcggctggcgcgggcgcgttGCCGATCGTCAGAGGGTACGGGTGCACAATCTGGTGGTCGAACATGATGCAGTTGAACGAGCCGTACACGCCGTCGTTGATGTAGTACATGACCTCTGGGCTGTCCTCGGCGCCTGCTGGCGCCGGGGTggcagcgggcgcggcgtcgagagcCTTGCGACGGGCAATGATGCTGGTCGCGAGGGTGAACGCGCTCGAGACGAGGAAGCGTCCAGGCTCAGCGATGACgcgcacgccctcgtcctcggggaaGTAGAGGTCGAGGCTCTCACGAACAACCTCGGACATGTCGGCAAACGTCTCGCGCTCGAAGCCGCCGCCAATGTCGAGGAACTTGAAGTCGTAGCCGACCTTCTCGGCCATGCCAAACACCTTCTTGGCGCGCcagacggcgtcggcgaacTGGGCCTTGTCTTTGCACCCCGAGCCGACGTGGAAGCTCACGCCGATGACGTTGAggtcgagcgacttggcgagggcaagcAGCGACGCGCACGTGTCGAGGGGCGCGCCAAacttgaggccgaggcggcagagCGACTTGGAGTCGTCGGTGAGGATGCGGAGcacgagcttggcgccggGGTGCGCGCGCTTGATCTtgtgcagctcgtcggcattGTCAAACGTCAtcatgtcgacgccggcgttggccgcggcgcggatAAACGACGCCGGCTTGCACGGGTTGGCAAAGATGACCCTGTCGGCGGCCGGGGCCgaggggagcgcgagcacggcgttgAACTCGGCGACGGACGCGCAGTCAAACGACGTGCCGAGCAGCGAGAGCAGGTGCAGGACCATCGGGCTGGGGTTGCACTTGACGGCGTAGAagagctcgacgcggtcgccgatcggcgagcggcgccacGTCTGCACCGCGTCGtagacggcgccgaggtcggccgcgaAGAAGGCGCTCTCGTCGTGCcctgcctcggcggcctccatgcgctgggcgacgatctcgtcgacgagcgcgtggACCGCAGCGTCGGACACGGGCgtggcgagcacgtcgtgcgcagggcgcgcggcgcgcacagGCGGGTtgaggcgcaggcgcggcgccgactcTGGAGCAGGCTCAAGCGCGCGGCCAAGCTccgctgccgagctggcaccggcgcgggggacggccgcagcagcgctgTCGTCCCACGGCTGCGTGCGCACGACGccaacgcgccgccgtgtcgtctCGGTGAGGGTGCTGCTCATTGTGTGCTGGGGTGTGTCGTGAGTCGTGTGTTGGGCCGCCGTCTCGGGAGATCGGGCCACCTTTTAAGTCAGCAAACGTGAGGGGTttgtgggcggcgagcgagctacaaacagctgcagcagcagcagcatgcgcatgctgctgcttcgTGCACAGCGTCCCGGCGAGGGGTTTGTGTAAACAACACCAAGAGCGTGGTTTCTCGCCGCGAGCAATCTagtcgccctcgccatcgcgcgcGCTGTTGGCCACCACAAAAATCACTCAGGCTAGTGCCCGACCGACACACGACCagcccacacacaccaacCCATCACTCACAGTCAGGGTGCCGTAAAGCGACGCTTGAAGGGGAGACgacggcagctcggcggggggAGCCTGAGCCTTTTACAACAGTCCGGATACCAATGCACGGGTGGTATGGTGAACTGCGAAGAGGATCAAATCGCTCAtcggggagggagaggggtggtggtggtgggggtggctCACAGCCACAGTGACGACGGGAGTATTCGCCACACCCTACAGCAACAGCACAATGACGACTCGACGAAAATTGCCACGCGACCACGCGACCTACCAGCTACCTTTGGCACCTCCAAGCGACGAGTGTGGCTCCTCGCCTGGTAgccgctcgcctcgcattcgccgtcgaccaccaccacaacaaaCCACTCATTGTGGCACCACACTCCCCAGCACATCATCGACACAACCCCGAACACGCCCCCGTGGCCCCATGCACCCCATGCACCCCATGCGCCCCCACCCCGCGTCACCGCGTCATCACCACACCCATGCCATGTCCAAAGCTACAGCAAAACTAAAACAGAGGCTAGCTAACAGTCGTCCAACAACGAGCACATCGAGCAGTAGCAGCACATCGAGCAGCACCCTCCGGATTGATCTAAATTTTGTACACCAACAACCACAACTACCGACACGATCCCGGCAACAGCGGCGTCCCCTAGTTCTTCTTGTCCAGGTTGGAGATGGCCGAGTGCGTCTTGATCTGCAGCGCGCCCTCCATAGAGTACTTGCCCTGGCCCTTGTGCGTGTACAGGTTGGGCGTGGGAAGCTTGTTGTTGATGACAACGTCAAAGTGGATACGCGCATTCTTcttgtcgccgcgcttggcgtacagacggccgagctcgtAGTGGTTGTGGAACAGCATCCAGTGGTCCAGGCGCACCTGGGGCGACGCGGCAATGACCTTCTTgaagtcggcctcggcgccagcgtcgaGCTGTGCGTCGGTGGGAGCGCCCGGGgacacgcgcagcgcgtcggccgtggcCTCGACAGGCTGGTAGCGCGAGATGAACTGGCACACACCGCGGAGGAAGTGGCCGAGAACGTAGTCGTCCCAGTACTGCACACCGTTGCCGTACGTCTCGGGAGACTGGCtctcgaggtcctcgagggcggcagtGATGCGGGGGATCCAGATGTCGACAAGCAGACGCTTGGGAGCGTGGCCGATAAGGCCAAAGCTGTACGACAGCTCCATGGCGGGGAGGAACAGGTAGTTGCCCTGGGCGAGGTACTTGCGGCCCTTGCGGAGACACATCTTCTCGATGGGGAGCGACTTGCCAGCGAGCTTCTTGCCGAGCTTGGGGAGCTCGGCCATGAGCTCGAGAATGTTCGAGGTCGTAGCCTCGGGGTAacgcgggtcgtcggcgaccatCATCATGGCAGCAGCCGAAATGTAGGTGTACACTGCGCGCGACCAGTTGGACTCGGCACGGAGAATCTCGAAACACTGGCGAGCACCGTCGTACTGGGTCGTGATGAGGTAGTTGCAGCCGTAGTCCCAGAGACACATGTGCTGGACCTGGACAtactcgaggtcgaggtcgagggcctTCTGGAGCGACTCGTTGgcgcgctcgggctcgcaCTGCGAGGTCATCAAACGGGCCTGGAAGTAGAGGAAGAAGATGCCGGTGGGGTAGCGGCCGAGGTTGTAGTTTACAATCTTGCGGGCCGTGGGGATGTCGACGTGCGACACGGGCATGAGGACGGAAATCACAAGGTGGAACACGAGGATGACCATGTCGCAAATGGGGCGACGGACACCCTCCGTCTCCTCGTTGTACGCCGGGAGGTCCGAGTTGGGCGACCAGCCACCAGCGGCCATGAGCGTCTTGAGCGCATAGTCACGGTCACCGAGGAAGCCGAAgacctcggcaaccttgAGCACCTTGGCGGGCAGGAGCGACAGGATGAGGGCGCTGGTACCACTGCCGAGGAGCACACCGGAACGGAAGTCCATGTCGATGCTCTCGTCAAAGCCGttcttgtcggcctcgtcgaggaactGCTGGAGCGTCTTGTAGATGCCGTGCGCGGTACGCATgttgagcgcctcgcggaTCAGGCCCATCCAGTCACCGCCTGCGACGATGGCAAGCACAGCCTTCATGAGGATACACTCGGCGTAACACAGCTCGGCGTGGAGCTCGAGCACCGTCATGGCCTTGACACGGGCGACAGCGTGGTTGGTACGAACCAGAccgccgagcttggagaAGACCGACTCGGTGGGGTGGCGGAGGCTCGAGGCGatcgacgacgtcgacttggcaatgtcgagcgccgagagaAGGTCACTCGAGTCGAACGTCATCATACCCTTGAGCGCCGACAGGATAGTGTTACCGACCTGGAGGTACAGGTGGTTGTTGTCGGGGTCGCCTGCTCTGAGGCCGTCCTCGCACTCCTTCATCCTGCTCTCCAAGAAGAGACGGAGCACCTCACGGCAGAGGTCGAGGTCATGGGCGAGCACAGCGCCCTGGTTGATGTCTGCCGGGTCGCCGTGGTGGAACTCCTGGCGGATGGACATGCCCGTCGCCTTGTTACGGTTGAGCCTGGGGCCCTCGGTGGTGGCCACGACAGCAGcggggggcagcggcgcgttgCGCGCGGGGTGGACGTTGGCAGCTGCAACTGCTGCCTTGGCGTGGCCGTTCGAGTGCTTGCTCCTGCTGTTCTTGCGCctgtggccgtggccgtaGCCGTGGtgcgactcgtcgtcggtgaagCCACCCTCTTCGGGCGTGCCGTAGCCAATGTTCTCATCGTCGCTCTCAGTGTCACCCGTCGTCCAGCGCGAGTACAGAGTCGCGAGACGCGACGTGCTGTTGTTGCCCTGCGAGTTGGCGTAGATCTGGGCCGATGTCTGGGCCGACGACTGTCCAGGGAGgggcttcttcttctgctgcgatggcgccgccgaTCCGTTTGCGCCACCGTAGTTGTTGTAGCTTCTCTGCtgcaccgcggcggcgccagcagcaccggcagcgacagcgccagcaccggcagcggcgtAGCCACCGTAGCTCTTCTGTTGGGTAGGCGAGGGGGGCGCGTTGAACTgctgcgacggcgacgtgctgAAGCCGGTCGCGATCTTCTGGGTCGGCGACGCAGGGTATCCGTTGGCGCTGCTGAACTGGGAGCTGTTGCGGCTGACGGTCCGCACAGGGGTGGGGTTGATGacggcgccggggccggcGTTGACGTAcccctgctgctggccgccgacCTGCTGGTTGTAGCCGCCGTAGCCTCCCTGCTGGGCGAAGCGGGCGTTGTGctcgttgagcgcggcgacggcggcgttgagcgcgaggacggccgcgtgcgggtcgagcggctggccgccggcgccggcgccgttgccgttggaGAGCGAGATGCTGTTGTTGCGGTCCGACGTCTTCGAGTACGAGTACTTGCCGGTGCTGTCGCTAAAGTACTTGCCCGTGCTGTCGGACGCCGTctttgtcggcgtcgagttgccgctcgtcgagggcgagaacTTTGGTGGCGCGGTAGatgagcggcgggcggcaccaccaccgttAGCCTTGTTCGGCGAGTTGAtggcttcctcggcggcctcgaaACGGCCTGAACCAAAGTAGGACGAGAAGCCGCGCCTGAGGCtggaggggggtggggtcAGTCGCTGGTCTCGTCGCTCACTGCCATCGCtcgcctcgtgctcgccatcgcggcACTCACGTCACTGACAACTTCCTACGCGGGGGAGGACCGCCGCCAGGTGAGACCTGGCCGTAGTCGACCGGCGATGATACCTGCTGGGCCTTTGCTGTGCGCATTGTGGGTAATGTGCGGGGTTGACGTCTGTCGTCGCGTCTGTCGcgtctgtcgtcgtcgctgctgctgctactgctgtcgctgtcgctgtcgctgttgctgctgggtgGAGCGTTGACGTGCTGTAACTCTTGGGGGTGGGATAATCGGGCGGGGAGTTAGCCTGTCGGGGTGGCCTGGTATATGTGGATTGTCGGTTGCTACTTTGtgccgctgctgttgccTACAATCCAGCCAGATGCAGGCACAACCGAGCAAAGTTGGCCGAGTGGATGGTGgatggaggcggcggcggcggcgcggcagcacGGCTGGCGGCACATTGCccaaggcggcgggcgcgcggcgacgacgcacacCCCGGCCGAGTAAGCACGTCCTGGCGTTGGTGCGGTTTCGTCGCCTTGCAGcgcgcccgccccagccccggCGGCAATGCAGCCACTGCCCAGCGCCGTACCGTACCCCGGTGGGGCACCCAAGACAGATAGGCAgccagcacggcgcgctAAGGGAAACAGCACCAAGGTGATGCGCACTAGCGTCGATTTTCGACTATCTGGGCAGAGGCCAGAGACACTCAACTCATTCTTCTGCCCGGACACCGTGAGACGAGACAGGACAGGCGATTCGGTCGGTCGGGCTAGGCgacatgcagcagcagcagcagcagcagctacAGTAGACGTTGATGGCTACCTGCTACCAGCTGCCATGGACGTGCTCAATGctgcccacccccaccccatGCCAATGTCACACACCGCCCCAGCAAGCCCAGGCTCAGACATGTCTTGGCTGCACATGGACTCAAAGGCATACGTGCCACTGATTGACATAGACTgccgcgtgcgtgcgtgcgtgcgtgcgtgtaGGCGGCCGTGCGCCATGCATCActgcgcgctgccgccgcgatCGCTGCGACGGTGCAAcggacggcgtcgtgggCACATCGCACtgcaccgcaccgcaccgcacgcacgtcgtcgtcgcgcagcgcgcagccaGCAGGCAACACCAACCCCAATCGCGccggcctgcgcgccgcgcgccggccggggCCCACGAAGACACAACGTGATCATGATACAACTTTTGACCGAGCCATCGACCCAGGAATTCACAGCAGCcgattgctgctgctgctactccAGGCTGCCTGCCGCGACCACAAAATGCTCACTACGGCCGCTGCCCGGCTGGCACCCCTCCTTCACTTCTAGCTAGCCCATGACCCCAGAcccccccagccccagccccccaACGCTAGCTCGTCACACCCCGGTCGCGTGCTACATGCTCCGCGGGAAACGTACAAACCATATGCATATGGGTACTGCACCAACTAATTCTCGGTCAAAAGCACTGGTCGGCCTTGGGCCCGCTGACACGGCCTGCTGCCATCTGGCGTCTAGGCTGAAGCAAAGTACTTGTCCATGGCCGCGTTGCGCATAACCGACACTGGCGCTGGCTTGCCAGTCCACAGAGAGAATTGACGGAATCCTTGCAGAGTGAGAATCTCAATCCCGCTGATGCTGGCCCAGCCCGCGCTCTCGGCCGTGGTGAGAAGAGCAGTCTTGTACGGCTTGTAAGCGAGATCGatcgcgacgccgccaggCGCAGAGAGCACCGACGAGGGAAGGAAGATGCCCTCGCTGCTGGAGTCGGCAGTGAGACTGGTACCAGGCACGGTCGACACGACCACGCCAGGCTGAGCCGGaagcttgtcgagcgcgtcgaccaccacAACGTTGTATTCCTTGGGGAACGACGCTGCGACGGactcggcgttggcgcgaGTTCGGTTGAACAACAGGATCCGGCGCGCACCGAGCTGGTGAAGCGCGTAGATGGCCGCGCGGCAGGTACCACCAGCGCCGATAACAAGAGTGGTCAGCCCGTCAGGTCCCGATGCCAGGGCCGGCGACAGGTTACGCTGAGCGGCCTCGTGGATGGCGGCCCAATCAGTGTTGTCACCGTAGAGCTCGCGTCCGTTGGCACCCTCGCGCACAATGATCGTGTTGACAGCGCCAATGACCTTGACGTGCTCCGAGACCTCGGCAAGATGAGGGATAACGTCCAGCTTGAGCGGGATCGTCACGCTCGCACCGCCAAACGCGGGGTCgttgaggacggcgagcacACCCGCGTCCACAGTCGACGCCTCGTGGCGGTCGTAGACGTGCGGGAATCCAAGTGCCTGGAACCCCGAGTTGTGAAGGGTAGGCGAGACGGATGCCGCAATCGGCGACCCGAAAAGGAAGAACTTGCGCGACGGCTCGAGGCCGATCAACGCGCGCGCCTGGTTGACCTCGCGAGCCGTAAGCTGGCCAGGGGCAGCGCGCGACGGGAGGTCGGCGTGGGTGACGGGAGTGAGCGTGGGGTTGATGACGCGCGAGAGCTGGCCCAGAGCGCCCATGTTGATGGCAAGCAGGGGCTTGGCGGCcgggtcggcgcgcttgcgGTCGGCaaagagcgcgagcgcggcattGTCGGCAGAGCTCGTGGCAGTGCCAACAATCTTGATAACGTCGCCCAGCTTGTCACCCTCGACGTACTTGGCCGCAACCTCGGGGCCGTCCCACTTCATCTTACCGGTCCAGTCATGCCACGAGGCAATCAGAGCAGACTGGCCGCGAGCACCGTGGATGCCAGCGATGACAGGCGCGGGCCaggccagctcgacgtcgacgtacTCGGCAGCGGAGCGGAGGCCAAGGTGGACGAGGGCAGCGTAGCCAGCAGCGTCGTTGCTAGGGGCCCAACCGCCCTGGTCCTTAGAGCGGACAGAGTAGACGACAGGGAGGCCGGAGACGAGACGGAGCTGAGCGAGCTGCTTGGCGACGTACGACGCCGGCGGGAGGGTGGGCTCGGTCGGCGCCTTGCCAGTGGGCGagaggaggtcgacgcggaGCTCGATGGCGTCCGAGCCCTCAGTCAGCGTCTCAATgttggcgagcgccggcgtgaGGTCAGGGAACGTGAGGGAGAGGAAGGCCGTGGGCTTGGCGTTGGGGCCAGTGAGCACGGGGCGGTTCGCGTCCTTGCCAGTGACAAAGTTGAAGAAGCGCTGGCACTCGGCGCGCATGGCGCGGTGGTGCTCGGCAGGCGTCTGCTTGCCGACCGGGTCGAGGATGTTGACAAACTCGTGGCTGCTGCATGCCTGGTACCAGGGCTCGCGGCGACGGAAGACGTCGGCAAAGTCCTCACCCCACTTGGGGCGCTGGGCCGTGCCACCAAtcttgtcgaggaaggcctCAATGTCCTCCAGCTCACGGGTGAtgtggacgacgacaccgccCTTGGCCGCATAGTTGGTGAGGAGCTTGCGTGCCGCCTCGGTCtcgacgacaccgccgccgaggccaatCACGTGGTTgccgcgcttctcctcgaggAAGCCAGCAAGGATCTTGGTCTCGGTCTCGCGGAAGGCAGGCCAGCCGTTGGCAGCAACAAACTCGGCGACCGACTTGCCGGTCTCCTTGACAaagacgtcgtcggcgtcggtgtactcgccgccgaggacctcggccGCAATCTGACCAATGTAGGTCTTGCCGGCGCCACGCATgccgatgaggaagacgggGTGCTCGTCCTGCTGGGGCTTGGAGCCCGAGGTGGACGCCTGGTtgcgcgtgtcgagctcgacaccgTCAAAGTCGATGCCAATCTTGTTCTGGAGGTCGTCCCAGAAGTTGGGCCACGTCTTCTCAACGCAACgcttctcctcgagcacggtGCCGGGGATGAGACacgcgaggacggcgtgggcCATGGCGACGCGGTGGTCGTCGTAGGTGTGAACCAagacgccgtgcgcgaggcTCTCGTGAGGCTTGCCATAGAGGATGATGCCATCGTCAAACTCGTCGGTCTCGACACCAAacttgccgagctcgtcgcgcatAGCCTTGATACGGTTGCACTCCTTGACACGCTGGTTGGCGATACCGTAGATGCGGGTGCCCTCGGGGCGGAgaccctcgacctcgcggccgGGGAGGCAGGGGCGAGTGGccacggcggcaaggaccGATGCGGTGAGGAAGGCGTCGGTCATGGGCTCCATGTCAACGTTGCCGAGGGCACGGAGGGTGCCGATAGGAGGGCCAGTGACTGTGGTGTAGGTCTCGGTCTGCTCGACCTTGCAGCCCATGGGCTCGAGGACCTCCTTGGCGAAGCGGGCGTCACCCtggagcgaggacgagccaATGTTGGAGATGGTGCACGTGGTACCAGTGATGGCAGCAATGGCGAGGGGGTAGGTGGCGCTCGAAGCGTCCGACTCGACGTTGTACACGGGAGGGTTGATGTACGTGGCCTTGGGGATGACATagacgtcgaggagcttgccggcAGCGTCGGTCTTGCGCTGGACCTTGACGCCGAACTGGCCCATCATGGCGATAGTCATGTCAATGTAGAGCTGCGAGATGACCTGGCcgccgatgagctcgagcgtgatctcctccttggcgtAGGGCGCGCAGAGCAGGATCGACGAGACATACTGGCTCGAcacgctggcggcgagctgaATGTGACCGCCACGGAGGCCGTCAGTGCCAATGTTGAGGGGGAGGCAGCCCTGGCCCTCGAGGtagtcgaccttggcgccgttggcgcggagcgcgtcgacgagcgggccGATAGGGCGCTGCTTCATGCGCGCGTTGCCAGTGATGGCAGTAGACTTGTCCTCGGAGCCCTCGCCCTGCACAATGGTGCAGACGGTCGTGAGGAAGCGGGCAGCAGTGCCGGCGTTGCCGAGGTAcagctccttgcccttgggaGGGGGCGAAAGCTTGCCGCCGTGGCCTTCGACGACAATGGTCTCGCCTCCGTCCTCCCAGCCAAAGACTGcgcccttgagctcggcgagcgcgttcATCATGACGGCAGTGTCGTCCGAGTGGAGAAGGTTACGGACGCGGCAGgtgcccttgccgagcgcggcgagcacaaGCGCGCGGTTCGAGATGGACTTGGAGCCCGGCGTCTCCATCGTAACCGGCGATTTGGTGGGCACGCCAGGGATGACGATAGCGGCCTCGCAGAGGACCTTGCggatgacctcgtcggcgacgacggtggccttctcctcgtaCGTCTTGCCGATACGGGAGAGAATGACAATCTTCTTGGCGGGGCCCGAGTTCTTCTTGTCGATACGCATAATGTCAaggaggcggtcgacggTGAGCTGCGACGCAGCGGGGAGGCTCGCAATGCGGCGGTCCGAAAGGGAAACGGGGAGGCCGTAGGCGGCGCACGCACGGGTGAGGCGGCCTACAGCGACCTGGTTGAGGTGACCGAGCTGGcgggcgacctcggcctcgaggatcATGCCGACGGACACGCACTCGCCGTGGAGGATGGCGGGGGTGAGGACGGCCTCGATGGCGTGGCCAATCGTGTGGCCAAAGTTGACAAGGTTGCGGAGACccgtctcgcgctcgtcaaTGGTGACGATGTGGGCCTTGACATAGACCGAGCCCGAGACGACAGTAAGCAGCAGGCCCTGGGCGACCGAGCGGTCCTTTTCGAAGCGGCCGGCAAAGCCCTCAGCCTTGGTGGACACGGCGGACGAgatctcctcggcgcgcgactcgaggaGGGCAAAGTCGTCGGCCTTCCAGATAGCCGCGGtcttgacgacctcggccaTGCCGTTGGAGAACTCGCGCTGGTTGAGCGTCGAGAGGAAGGCGAGGTCGATGAAGATGTAGCTCGGCTGCCAGAATGCGCCGATGAGGTTCTTGCCGTGCGGCGTGTCGATGGCcgtcttgccgccgacgctcgagtcgaccatggcgaggagggtcgTCGGGATCTGGACGAACTTGACGCCTCGCATGCTGCGAGAGGGGTCAGGGCACGAACGTGGGCTCTACACCACTGTCACAACAACTCACAAGGTAGCGGCCACAAAGCCAGTAAGGTCGCCaatgacgccgccgccaaaggCGAGGATCACAGTGTCGCGGGTACActtctcgtcgaggagccAGTCCTCAATGTCACCCTTGACCTGGCGCGACTTTGCGCCTTCTCCGGGAGCGACCTGGTAGGTGAGGAAGCGGGCCTTGgagccggcgtcggccgcggcagTGTTGAACGCATCCTCAATGTCCTTGAGGTACAGGCACGCGAGGTTGGTGTCGGTGATGAGGGCGTACGTGCTCGAGGGGAGCGTCGTGACGATGGTGCGGAAGATGTAAGGGAGGAGGTGGAAGCCGACGTGGATAGAGTCGTTTCCGAGGATGGAGATTTtgaggacgtcggcgagggaggTCATGGGGCCTCGGGCTAGAGCTGTGCTCTAGCTTTTCACTCGAGAGAGGTTGGAGAAGAGGAAGGGGGGTGGAGAGAGAGTGGAGATGGTGACAAAGTCAAAGGTGAAGCTGCGATTCGACTTTTTCGGCAAGGTGCCGACTGCCACCGTTCATCGCGACTCGACAAGACGTCGATTCAGGCACCAACCACtgcgcccagcccagcccctCCCTTTACTTCCGCCATCATCCTCCGTGGCACCTGGGCACCACCTGCTTCACTTCCCTTCAATCATGTTCACATATGGCCTGGCTGTTTGTTCAATACAAGACAGGAATACAAAAGTagtcggcagcgtcgtccGTGCACCTATTAGTCGAGCGGTATAACCTCTCTTACATTTACAGCCTCTGGTCCTTGGGCATGGCGCGCATGGCCTGGCGGACACCGAGGTCACCGAGgacctcctcggcaccaccgAGAATGGCGTCGAACTTCTGGgtgcgctggtgctgctcgaTGAACTTGCCCATGCCAGTCTTGGTGATACCACGGCCACCAAAGATCTGGacagcctcgtcggcgatCTCGCCCGAAACACGCGTGCAGAGCATCTTGAGGAAGGCAATCTGACCGGCGAGGTACTTGGACTGCTCCTTGTACGACATCTGGCAGAGCTGGTAGGTGACGCTCTCGAGCCAGGCCTGGAGCGACTCGACCTTGGCAAGCATGAAGGCGAGCTTCTGGCGGATGACGGGCTGGGCAAGGAGGGGCTTGCCAAAGACCTGGCGCTGGGCAGCCCACTTCATGCACTCCTCGACAATGAAGCGCGAGCCACGGGCAGAGCCACAGCACATGACCCAACGCTCGTGGTTGAAGTTGGAGAGGATGACAAGGAGACCACCGTCCTCGGGGCCGAGCATGTTCTCGGAGGGGACCTTGACGTTGTCAAAGGTGATGTAGGCGGTACCGGCAGCGGCCGAGTACGACGTCTTGATGGGCTTGGTCTCGACACCCTCGCCGCgggggacgaggaagacggtgAGGCCACCCTCGGTGCGGCAGCCGACGGTGAAGTAGTCCGAGTGCATACCACCCGTGATCCACTTCTTGGTGCCATTGATGGTCCAGTACGAGCCGTCTTCCGACTTGGTGGCAGTGCAACGGAGGCCCTGGACGTCCGAGCCGGCAAACGCCTCCGAgatggcgagcgagatgacCTTGTCGGCGTTGAAGACCTCGGTGAGGACCTTGGTGCGGAGGGGCTCCTTGGCAAAGTTGAGGACGGGGGGCAGACCAATGACCATGCCACCGTTGAGACCGTCGGCGTAACCACGAGCGCCACCACGAACCATCTCCTGGGTGATGATCAACTCGTGGAAGTAGTCAaactcctcgcccttgacgATGCCGCCCATGAGCTTGTGGCCGTGGAGGTGCTTGCCGGGGCCGAGACGCATGCGGTTGATGCCAGTCTCCTCGCCCATCGACTTGAGGAcctcggccgaggcgcgcttGCCGCTCTCCTCGCACGCCTGGGCGTCGGGGTAgacaacctcgtcgacgtaCTTGCGCATGGCCTTCTGGAGGGCGCGGTGCGACTCCTTGTAGTAGGGGCTCTTGAAGGGGGGCGTGAGCCACGTGGGCTCGCCGTAGGGCACGCG encodes the following:
- the spe1 gene encoding Ornithine decarboxylase, whose amino-acid sequence is MSSTLTETTRRRVGVVRTQPWDDSAAAAVPRAGASSAAELGRALEPAPESAPRLRLNPPVRAARPAHDVLATPVSDAAVHALVDEIVAQRMEAAEAGHDESAFFAADLGAVYDAVQTWRRSPIGDRVELFYAVKCNPSPMVLHLLSLLGTSFDCASVAEFNAVLALPSAPAADRVIFANPCKPASFIRAAANAGVDMMTFDNADELHKIKRAHPGAKLVLRILTDDSKSLCRLGLKFGAPLDTCASLLALAKSLDLNVIGVSFHVGSGCKDKAQFADAVWRAKKVFGMAEKVGYDFKFLDIGGGFERETFADMSEVVRESLDLYFPEDEGVRVIAEPGRFLVSSAFTLATSIIARRKALDAAPAATPAPAGAEDSPEVMYYINDGVYGSFNCIMFDHQIVHPYPLTIGNAPAPAAARPAFPPPPNVQLPTDLTLQLGYADNERASVWGPTCDSIDCVRSLVHLPRGVEVGDWIGWGEMGAYTLCAASTFNGFDRSPVHWTTGGDSPNGREVRRVLDAFHSTQ
- the ttc39b gene encoding Tetratricopeptide repeat protein 39B is translated as MRTAKAQQVSSPVDYGQVSPGGGPPPRRKLSVTLRRGFSSYFGSGRFEAAEEAINSPNKANGGGAARRSSTAPPKFSPSTSGNSTPTKTASDSTGKYFSDSTGKYSYSKTSDRNNSISLSNGNGAGAGGQPLDPHAAVLALNAAVAALNEHNARFAQQGGYGGYNQQVGGQQQGYVNAGPGAVINPTPVRTVSRNSSQFSSANGYPASPTQKIATGFSTSPSQQFNAPPSPTQQKSYGGYAAAGAGAVAAGAAGAAAVQQRSYNNYGGANGSAAPSQQKKKPLPGQSSAQTSAQIYANSQGNNSTSRLATLYSRWTTGDTESDDENIGYGTPEEGGFTDDESHHGYGHGHRRKNSRSKHSNGHAKAAVAAANVHPARNAPLPPAAVVATTEGPRLNRNKATGMSIRQEFHHGDPADINQGAVLAHDLDLCREVLRLFLESRMKECEDGLRAGDPDNNHLYLQVGNTILSALKGMMTFDSSDLLSALDIAKSTSSIASSLRHPTESVFSKLGGLVRTNHAVARVKAMTVLELHAELCYAECILMKAVLAIVAGGDWMGLIREALNMRTAHGIYKTLQQFLDEADKNGFDESIDMDFRSGVLLGSGTSALILSLLPAKVLKVAEVFGFLGDRDYALKTLMAAGGWSPNSDLPAYNEETEGVRRPICDMVILVFHLVISVLMPVSHVDIPTARKIVNYNLGRYPTGIFFLYFQARLMTSQCEPERANESLQKALDLDLEYVQVQHMCLWDYGCNYLITTQYDGARQCFEILRAESNWSRAVYTYISAAAMMMVADDPRYPEATTSNILELMAELPKLGKKLAGKSLPIEKMCLRKGRKYLAQGNYLFLPAMELSYSFGLIGHAPKRLLVDIWIPRITAALEDLESQSPETYGNGVQYWDDYVLGHFLRGVCQFISRYQPVEATADALRVSPGAPTDAQLDAGAEADFKKVIAASPQVRLDHWMLFHNHYELGRLYAKRGDKKNARIHFDVVINNKLPTPNLYTHKGQGKYSMEGALQIKTHSAISNLDKKN